A genomic segment from Nicotiana tabacum cultivar K326 chromosome 9, ASM71507v2, whole genome shotgun sequence encodes:
- the LOC142164143 gene encoding zinc finger BED domain-containing protein RICESLEEPER 2-like produces the protein MIQEARALKTLSIEGVHGKEDHFRDYFTRVEDATGLSNLEVSRKDSGEASSLFKEAQQALNWASALHREAFSRSRAELIRYEADLRGLTEERNALKLLFAAEDRDDRAAPRGGRHDEGFQSVPGGSQGDIAVVTWKFDQEECRKALCRMVIVDELPFSFVEKEGFRDFMKVAQPSFRIPSRSTVTRDCFDLFNEEKQKLKSHKGEDMANGIARCLREWGINKIFTVTVDNASSNDVTVKELSKQLTKMETNLMNGNHLHVRCMAHIMNLVVQDGLKESSVSIECVKHAVRYVRQSPTRLKRFQEYFDDEQLNCKKTLCLDVPTRWNSTYLMLHSAVEFESAFSHYASSEIGLRHYLEHSYIEVGIPTSELLSSDWENQLIANEDTVLSEMAKKMKEKFNKYWGDPGKMNKIIFISCILDPRYKLESVGYALVKMFGEDPGTTIQAEGKKYMTSLFCEYIKSSSKGVVLASSSDCSSLDTSTFGLSDNQVSTQNTGLLESLMQDIKKYKSGSGGVDTKTELDKYFGEETEDDSKEFDVLLWWKLNSARFSVLAEMARDVLAVPVSSVASECAFSTGGRLLDSFRSSLTPKLVQALVCLQDWLRNKKLKQHVSVEEDIDKIEQLEQDLANDGKDPSVIDV, from the exons ATGATTCAAGAGGCTCGGGCCTTGAAGACCCTCTCCATCGAAGGAGTCCACGGAAAGGAAGATCACTTTCGTGATTATTTTACTAGGGTCGAAGATGCTACCGGCCTGAGCAACTTGGAGGTCTCGAGGAAGGACTCGGGGGAGGCATCGAGCCTTTTCAAAGAAGCGCAGCAAGCTCTGAATTGG GCCTCGGCGCTTCATCGGGAAGCATTTTCTCGATCTCGAGCTGAACTGATTCGGTATGAAGCCGACCTTCGAGGGCTCACAGAGGAGCGAAATGCCCTTAAACTTCTCT tTGCAGCAGAAGATCGAGATGATCGGGCAGCTCCGCGGGGAGGTCGACATGATGAAG GTTTTCAATCTGTTCCGGGAGGTAGTCAGGGTGACATAGCTGTTGTTacttggaaatttgatcaagaagAGTGTAGGAAGGCGTTATGTCGTATGGTAATAGTTGATGAGCTTCCTTTCAGCTTTGTTGAGAAAGAAGGTTTTAGAGACTTTATGAAAGTTGCGCAACCTTCTTTTCGGATCCCTTCCCGTAGTACTGTAACTAGGGATTGTTTTGATCTTTTTAATGAAGAAAAGCAAAAGTTGAAGAG TCATAAAGGAGAAGATATGGCAAATGGTATTGCTAGGTGCTTACGTGAGTGGGGGATAAATAAGATCTTCACTGTCACAGTTGATAATGCAAGCTCCAATGATGTGACAGTAAAAGAATTGTCTAAGCAATTAACAAAAATGGAAACTAATTTGATGAACGGTAATCACCTTCACGTGAGATGTATGGCTCACATCATGAATCTTGTGGTCCAGGATGGTTTAAAAGAATCTTCAGTGTCTATTGAATGTGTTAAGCATGCAGTGAGATATGTTAGGCAGTCTCCTACGAGGTTGAAGAGGTTTCAAGAATATTTTGATGATGAACAACTCAATTGTAAAAAAACTTTGTGCTTGGATGTTCCAactaggtggaattccacctacttGATGTTGCATAGCGCTGTTGAATTTGAAAGTGCATTTTCACACTATGCATCTAGTGAAATTGGCCTAAGACATTATCTTGAGCATTCTTATATTGAAGTTGGAATTCCTACAAGTGAACTTTTGAGTAGTGATTGGGAGAAT CAATTGATAGCAAATGAAGATACAGTTTTAAGTGAAATGGCAAAGAAGATGAAGGAAAAGTTTAATAAGTATTGGGGTGATCCAGGGaaaatgaacaagataatttTCATCTCATGTATTTTGGATCCACGTTACAAGCTCGAATCAGTTGGTTATGCACTTGTAAAGATGTTTGGTGAAGATCCGGGGACAACTATACAAGCAGAAGGTAAGAAGTACATGACTTCATTATTTTGTGAGTATATAAAGTCTAGCTCAAAAGGTGTCGTGCTTGCTTCATCTTCAGATTGTTCTTCATTGGACACTTCTACTTTCGGGCTTTCTGACAATCAAGTAAGCACCCAAAATACAGGACTTTTAGAATCACTAAtgcaagatataaaaaaatataaaagtgggagTGGAGGTGTGGATACTAAAACAGAGTTAGATAAATATTTTGGTGAAGAAACTGAGGATGACTCTAAAGAATTTGATGTGCTTCTCTGGTGGAAATTGAACTCAGCTAGATTTTCTGTTCTTGCGGAGATGGCTCGTGATGTATTAGCGGTTCCGGTTTCAAGCGTGGCATCCGAATGTGCGTTTAGTACGGGAGGGCGtcttcttgattcatttaggagttcattaacTCCTAAATTGGTGCAAGCTCTAGTGTGTCTTCAAGATTGGCTtcgaaataaaaaattaaaacaacATGTTAGTGTTGAGGAAGATATTGATAAAATCGAGCAACTTGAACAAG ATTTAGCTAACGATGGAAAAGACCCTTCCGTAATTGACGTGTAG